The Clostridia bacterium genome window below encodes:
- a CDS encoding signal peptidase I, with product MQSEKTVEKSTAKKVLRIVGNVLIWIFIIFAALTTVLAFAAQSSGDGIPAIAGRAILTVQSESMNRAAGEQAVKDGKLVLEDGWEKGFNQGDIIIGRKLQPDEQKALKVGDIVTFKTSILGDDGNMHEALNSHRIVEVQGTGDDVMYVTRGDNPETNQKDDDPISWRLVICKYTGTRLPGLGKVLDFLQTSTGFLVVIVLPLVAFFIFELVVFIRKFLKVKNAGKKQITAADEEVIKQRAIEEYLKQQQAAQGAEAKVEAKAEEVKAEAEETVEAVEEKAEEVVEEAKAEAAEAAEAVEDKAVEAVDEAADAVEKKTEE from the coding sequence ATGCAGAGTGAAAAGACAGTTGAAAAAAGCACTGCCAAAAAGGTACTGCGCATCGTGGGGAACGTCCTTATCTGGATCTTCATCATCTTCGCGGCGCTTACCACCGTGCTGGCGTTCGCCGCGCAGTCGAGCGGCGACGGCATCCCCGCCATCGCCGGACGTGCGATCCTGACCGTTCAGTCCGAATCGATGAACCGCGCCGCCGGCGAGCAGGCCGTCAAGGACGGCAAACTCGTGCTCGAGGACGGCTGGGAGAAGGGCTTCAACCAGGGCGACATCATCATCGGCAGGAAGCTCCAGCCCGATGAGCAGAAGGCGCTGAAGGTCGGCGACATCGTCACCTTCAAGACCTCCATCCTCGGCGACGACGGCAACATGCACGAAGCGCTGAACTCCCACCGTATCGTTGAGGTGCAGGGCACGGGCGACGACGTCATGTACGTCACCCGCGGCGACAACCCCGAAACCAACCAGAAGGACGACGATCCGATCTCCTGGAGACTCGTCATCTGCAAATACACCGGCACGCGCCTCCCCGGGCTCGGCAAGGTGCTCGATTTCCTGCAGACGTCCACCGGCTTCCTGGTAGTGATCGTTCTGCCGCTGGTCGCGTTCTTCATTTTTGAGCTCGTGGTCTTCATCCGCAAGTTCCTGAAGGTCAAGAACGCCGGCAAGAAGCAGATCACCGCCGCCGACGAAGAGGTCATCAAGCAGAGGGCCATCGAGGAGTACCTCAAGCAGCAGCAGGCCGCGCAGGGCGCCGAAGCGAAGGTCGAAGCGAAGGCCGAAGAGGTCAAGGCCGAGGCCGAAGAGACCGTCGAAGCCGTCGAAGAGAAGGCCGAAGAGGTCGTCGAAGAAGCGAAGGCCGAAGCCGCCGAAGCCGCGGAAGCGGTCGAAGATAAAGCCGTCGAGGCCGTCGATGAAGCGGCCGACGCGGTCGAGAAGAAGACAGAGGAATAA